A single window of Candidatus Terasakiella magnetica DNA harbors:
- a CDS encoding DUF1190 domain-containing protein, whose product MKRSKSLKLALMGATLFTMTACDNPDEVASIFEDVDECAKFEGQDLDQCRQGWEKAAEEHVRTAPKYTSVEDCQADFGEAQCEQAPQQTSTGGSIFMPMMMGYMMGSMLSGGGRSNVATQPLYRSKDDPKNFRTGDNQKVSGKTGVQKVPSNVTKRPTTKTSTVRRGGFGSTAMRKTGGFKSYGG is encoded by the coding sequence ATGAAACGCTCAAAATCTTTAAAACTGGCCCTCATGGGTGCAACACTTTTCACCATGACGGCATGTGACAACCCCGATGAGGTTGCCTCTATTTTCGAAGACGTGGATGAATGTGCAAAGTTTGAAGGACAAGACCTTGATCAATGCCGCCAAGGTTGGGAAAAAGCTGCTGAAGAACATGTGCGCACAGCACCGAAATACACCTCCGTTGAAGATTGCCAAGCTGACTTTGGTGAAGCACAATGTGAACAGGCCCCGCAACAAACCTCCACAGGTGGTTCTATCTTCATGCCGATGATGATGGGCTATATGATGGGCTCCATGCTGTCAGGGGGTGGACGTTCCAACGTGGCAACACAGCCGCTTTATCGCTCCAAAGATGATCCTAAAAACTTCCGCACGGGTGATAACCAAAAAGTCTCTGGCAAAACGGGTGTGCAAAAAGTCCCCTCAAACGTGACCAAACGCCCAACAACCAAAACTTCAACCGTGCGTCGCGGTGGTTTTGGCAGCACAGCCATGCGCAAGACGGGTGGCTTTAAGAGCTATGGTGGCTGA
- the greB gene encoding transcription elongation factor GreB: MERPNYITPEGLEALKDEKYALWSVERPKVVKVVSWAAGNGDRSENADYQYGKKRLREIDRRVRFLTKRIEAAVVVKVEEQTNRDQVFFGASVIYENEREEEVSVRIVGEDEVDSTKGLISWVSPVARALNKARVGNLVTVKTPKGAEELEVIEISYK, encoded by the coding sequence ATGGAAAGACCAAATTACATCACTCCAGAGGGTCTTGAGGCCCTAAAAGATGAAAAATACGCGCTTTGGTCGGTTGAAAGACCCAAAGTGGTCAAGGTGGTTTCATGGGCTGCGGGTAATGGTGATCGCTCAGAAAATGCCGATTATCAATATGGTAAAAAACGCCTGCGCGAAATTGATCGTCGCGTGCGTTTCCTGACTAAACGTATTGAGGCGGCGGTTGTGGTTAAGGTCGAAGAGCAAACCAACCGCGATCAGGTCTTTTTTGGCGCAAGCGTTATTTATGAAAATGAGCGTGAAGAAGAAGTTTCTGTGCGCATCGTTGGTGAAGATGAGGTCGATTCCACCAAAGGCTTGATCAGCTGGGTCTCGCCCGTTGCGCGTGCGCTCAATAAAGCGCGGGTGGGGAACTTGGTAACAGTAAAGACCCCCAAGGGCGCAGAAGAGCTCGAAGTTATCGAGATTTCTTATAAGTAA
- a CDS encoding methyl-accepting chemotaxis protein, with protein sequence MSLSSQSRTTFLTILAFGALIALFIQTIVVSGFSLLPVVLIVLTSVCLFLLLSSGESAASCAGMDEVTRVCHEIDKGNFEARITSVSSGKTQELYDAVNAAIDRTDAFVRESAAAMEYVADKKYFRRIFERGMTGAFLKASRDINGSIHNLSEMQRSSIELQGKVHEVVGRVVENSNSIVQEAESMGGKIDKSSSGTIEVADSAFETSQSITLVAAATEELTSSVAEITRQVSYASETSKTAMDNVESIQSDITMLSDEAKNIGEVIQLISDIAAKTNLLALNATVEASRAGEAGKGFAVVAAEVKNLADQTSKATDKIAEQIGNIQEATDGVVHKSRDISRTIHEINEVSAAIAAAVEEQGAATSDISTKVSHVADQSTKVSDRIGDIAQASAGSYAGAIAVIWAAGDQIEPVEELNTDLKTFFKML encoded by the coding sequence ATGAGTTTATCCTCTCAATCTAGGACTACGTTTTTAACTATTCTTGCCTTTGGCGCGCTGATCGCCCTTTTCATCCAGACGATTGTTGTAAGCGGGTTTTCCCTGCTTCCTGTTGTCTTGATCGTGCTCACGTCTGTTTGTCTATTTCTCCTGCTTTCTTCGGGTGAAAGTGCTGCTTCTTGTGCAGGCATGGATGAAGTTACACGTGTATGTCATGAAATTGACAAAGGTAATTTCGAAGCCCGTATCACGTCTGTAAGCTCGGGAAAAACCCAAGAGCTTTATGATGCGGTAAACGCTGCCATTGATCGAACAGATGCCTTTGTTCGTGAATCAGCTGCGGCTATGGAATATGTTGCTGATAAAAAATACTTCCGTCGTATTTTTGAGCGCGGCATGACAGGGGCATTCTTAAAAGCCTCACGCGATATCAATGGCTCCATCCATAACCTTTCTGAAATGCAAAGATCATCTATTGAACTGCAAGGAAAAGTGCATGAAGTGGTTGGCCGTGTTGTGGAAAATTCCAATTCTATCGTTCAAGAAGCCGAAAGCATGGGCGGCAAAATCGATAAAAGCTCATCAGGCACCATTGAAGTTGCGGATTCTGCCTTTGAAACCTCACAAAGCATCACGCTTGTTGCTGCTGCAACCGAAGAATTAACCTCTTCTGTTGCTGAGATTACCCGTCAGGTTTCTTACGCCAGTGAAACGTCCAAAACAGCCATGGATAATGTGGAAAGTATTCAAAGTGATATCACCATGCTTTCTGATGAAGCCAAAAACATTGGTGAAGTCATCCAGTTGATTTCTGACATTGCAGCAAAAACCAATCTCCTTGCCCTAAACGCGACTGTAGAAGCTTCACGTGCAGGCGAGGCTGGTAAAGGCTTTGCCGTTGTGGCAGCTGAAGTTAAAAATCTTGCAGATCAAACCAGTAAAGCCACTGATAAAATTGCAGAGCAAATCGGCAATATTCAAGAGGCCACAGATGGTGTTGTCCATAAATCACGCGATATCAGCCGCACCATTCATGAAATTAATGAAGTCTCAGCCGCCATCGCAGCAGCAGTTGAAGAACAAGGTGCAGCCACCAGTGACATTTCAACCAAAGTCAGCCATGTTGCCGATCAATCCACCAAAGTATCTGATCGCATCGGTGATATTGCCCAAGCTTCAGCCGGGTCTTATGCAGGGGCCATTGCCGTAATTTGGGCCGCTGGTGACCAGATTGAACCTGTGGAAGAACTCAACACAGACCTCAAGACCTTCTTTAAAATGCTGTAA
- a CDS encoding PAS domain-containing protein gives MTNANNILTGEERTFGDDEIIVSKTDLKGRITYANKIFLDVAGYILPEVMGQPHSMIRHPDMPRCVFKLLWDTMAQKKELFAYVMNRCKNGDHYWVLAHVTPSFDVSGNIVGYHSNRRVPKRDTLDNIIIPLYAQLLQIEQSHQNRKEGMEASTQHLMGILNEKGVAYDEFILSI, from the coding sequence ATGACGAACGCCAATAATATTTTGACCGGGGAAGAACGTACATTTGGTGACGATGAGATTATCGTTAGTAAAACGGACTTAAAAGGCCGCATTACTTACGCTAATAAAATTTTCCTTGATGTTGCGGGCTACATCCTGCCTGAAGTCATGGGTCAACCCCACAGCATGATCCGTCATCCAGATATGCCACGATGTGTTTTCAAACTCCTTTGGGACACAATGGCACAGAAGAAAGAGCTATTTGCTTATGTCATGAACCGCTGCAAAAACGGTGACCATTACTGGGTTTTGGCGCATGTTACGCCAAGCTTTGATGTGAGTGGCAATATTGTGGGATATCATTCAAACCGCCGCGTTCCAAAACGCGACACGCTGGATAACATCATCATTCCGCTTTATGCCCAACTGTTACAAATTGAACAGTCCCATCAAAATAGAAAAGAAGGTATGGAAGCCTCAACTCAGCATTTAATGGGCATCTTAAACGAGAAAGGTGTTGCCTACGATGAGTTTATCCTCTCAATCTAG
- the rplU gene encoding 50S ribosomal protein L21, translating to MFAIVKTGGKQYTVAENDVIVVEKLAGEAGSEIKLEDVLLVGAEGKTTVGTPLVKGAAVTAEVLEQGKGDKVIIFKKKRRQNYRRTKGHRQEQTVLRIKSIKG from the coding sequence ATGTTCGCTATCGTTAAAACAGGCGGCAAGCAGTATACTGTCGCTGAAAACGACGTAATCGTTGTTGAAAAATTGGCTGGTGAAGCCGGTTCTGAAATCAAGCTGGAAGACGTTCTTCTGGTTGGTGCAGAAGGCAAAACCACAGTTGGCACGCCACTTGTTAAAGGCGCTGCAGTTACTGCAGAAGTTCTTGAGCAAGGCAAAGGTGATAAAGTTATCATCTTTAAGAAAAAGCGCCGTCAAAACTATCGCCGCACAAAAGGTCACCGCCAAGAGCAGACTGTTTTGCGCATTAAGTCTATTAAAGGCTAA
- the rpmA gene encoding 50S ribosomal protein L27 codes for MAHKKAGGSSRNGRDSESKRLGVKKYGGEAVLAGNILVRQRGTKFYPGENVGIGKDHTLFATAEGKVNFRTKAKGRTYVNVDAAE; via the coding sequence ATGGCTCATAAGAAAGCTGGTGGCTCGTCCCGTAACGGTCGCGATTCAGAAAGCAAACGCCTCGGCGTAAAAAAATACGGTGGTGAAGCTGTTCTCGCTGGTAACATTTTGGTCCGTCAACGCGGCACAAAATTCTACCCAGGCGAAAACGTAGGCATCGGTAAAGATCACACTCTGTTTGCTACAGCAGAAGGTAAAGTGAACTTCCGCACCAAAGCCAAAGGCCGCACCTACGTAAACGTAGACGCTGCTGAATAA
- the obgE gene encoding GTPase ObgE: protein MKFLDQAKIFLKSGDGGNGCTSFRREANIEFGGPDGGDGGRGGDVIIECVDNLNTLIDYRYQQHFKAKRGDGGAGRNMSGRKGNDVVLKVPVGTQILDEDRETVLADFLEPGVSSVLMRGGDGGRGNAQFKTSTNQAPRKNEPGWPGVERWVWLRLKLIADAGLVGLPNAGKSTFLSAVSRAKPKIADYPFTTLHPNLGVVLSGDKKDGREFVIADIPGLIEGAHEGQGLGDRFLGHVERCAVLLHLIDVTQDDVDVAYKTIRHELEAYSPELAAKPEVVALNKCDALLEEQVAEQKELLAKVYDGNIHTISGVAHTGVPALLLEMQRIIKGEVGGVKEFTAGPWDEGPLDEDKSEQGEDKPFDPLG from the coding sequence ATGAAATTCTTAGATCAGGCAAAAATCTTTCTTAAAAGTGGCGATGGCGGCAATGGCTGTACCAGTTTTAGACGAGAAGCAAATATCGAATTTGGTGGCCCTGATGGTGGTGATGGCGGTCGCGGCGGTGATGTAATCATCGAATGTGTGGATAACCTCAACACCCTGATCGATTATCGCTATCAGCAACATTTCAAAGCCAAGCGTGGCGATGGTGGTGCTGGGCGTAACATGTCTGGTCGCAAAGGCAACGATGTTGTCTTAAAAGTCCCTGTGGGGACACAAATCTTGGATGAAGACCGTGAAACGGTTCTGGCTGATTTTCTAGAACCCGGTGTTTCAAGTGTCTTGATGCGCGGTGGTGATGGCGGGCGCGGTAATGCCCAGTTTAAAACATCCACCAACCAAGCGCCTCGCAAAAATGAGCCGGGCTGGCCCGGTGTGGAACGTTGGGTCTGGTTGCGCCTTAAACTGATTGCCGATGCTGGCCTTGTTGGTTTGCCAAATGCGGGTAAATCCACCTTTTTATCAGCTGTTTCGCGCGCCAAGCCAAAGATTGCAGATTATCCCTTTACAACCTTGCATCCTAACCTTGGTGTTGTGCTTTCTGGTGATAAGAAAGATGGTCGTGAGTTTGTGATTGCCGATATCCCCGGTTTGATTGAAGGTGCCCATGAAGGCCAAGGCCTGGGCGATCGCTTCCTTGGGCATGTGGAACGCTGTGCGGTTTTGCTCCATCTAATTGATGTGACCCAAGACGATGTGGATGTGGCTTATAAAACCATCCGTCACGAGCTGGAAGCCTATAGCCCTGAACTGGCAGCCAAGCCTGAAGTGGTTGCACTTAATAAATGTGATGCACTGCTTGAAGAACAGGTGGCAGAGCAAAAAGAACTGCTGGCAAAAGTCTATGATGGCAATATTCACACCATTTCCGGTGTGGCCCACACAGGTGTGCCTGCTCTCTTGCTGGAAATGCAACGCATCATTAAAGGTGAAGTCGGTGGTGTTAAAGAATTCACCGCAGGCCCATGGGATGAAGGCCCTCTTGATGAAGATAAGAGCGAGCAAGGCGAAGATAAACCGTTTGATCCATTGGGATGA
- the proB gene encoding glutamate 5-kinase has protein sequence MSDLLKSTQVQDAKRIVIKIGSALLVDEAHGTVHRKWLDSLAADIAAVRARGQEVVIVTSGAIAVGRRHLDLPKTSLRLDEKQAAAACGNIRLAHAYQEVLGHHQITVAQILVTLEDSENRRRYINARNTIETLLKVGAVPLINENDSVATDEIRFGDNDRLAARVAAMISADTLVLFSDIDGLYTADPSKDENATFIPVVDSINADIEAMASGSASDVGSGGMTTKIAAAKIAINAGCRMVITKGEREHPLKALEDGAKCTWFLPAATPKKARKQWISGSLKPVGEVIVDGGAIKALKAGKSLLPIGVKEVKGDFMRGEAVTVKGPDGVEIGRGLIAYGSEDARKIVGVKSSEIKDKLGYIGRDEMIHRDHLVVEL, from the coding sequence ATGAGTGATCTTCTCAAAAGTACGCAGGTTCAAGATGCCAAGCGTATTGTCATTAAAATCGGCTCTGCCTTGTTGGTGGATGAAGCCCATGGCACGGTGCATCGCAAATGGCTTGATAGTCTAGCTGCTGACATTGCAGCTGTGCGTGCACGTGGTCAAGAAGTGGTGATCGTTACTTCTGGTGCCATTGCGGTGGGAAGACGCCATCTTGATTTACCTAAAACAAGCCTGCGCCTTGATGAAAAACAAGCCGCTGCGGCCTGTGGTAATATCCGCCTTGCCCATGCCTATCAGGAAGTTCTTGGTCATCATCAAATTACTGTGGCGCAAATTTTGGTGACCTTGGAAGATAGTGAAAATCGTCGTCGCTATATTAATGCGCGCAATACCATTGAGACATTGCTGAAAGTCGGCGCGGTGCCCTTGATTAATGAAAATGACTCTGTGGCAACCGATGAAATCCGTTTTGGTGATAATGATCGTTTAGCCGCACGGGTGGCTGCGATGATCAGTGCGGATACGCTTGTGTTATTTTCAGATATCGACGGACTTTATACGGCTGATCCTTCTAAGGATGAAAATGCCACTTTTATTCCCGTAGTTGATAGTATTAATGCTGATATTGAGGCCATGGCGTCTGGTTCTGCCAGCGATGTGGGCTCAGGCGGTATGACGACAAAAATCGCTGCTGCTAAAATTGCCATTAATGCGGGCTGTCGCATGGTGATTACCAAAGGAGAGCGCGAGCATCCTTTAAAAGCCTTGGAAGATGGCGCAAAATGTACATGGTTCTTACCTGCTGCCACACCCAAGAAAGCGCGCAAACAATGGATTTCGGGCAGTCTTAAACCTGTTGGCGAAGTCATTGTTGATGGCGGGGCGATCAAGGCCTTAAAGGCGGGGAAAAGTCTCTTGCCCATTGGGGTGAAGGAAGTTAAAGGCGATTTTATGCGCGGTGAGGCTGTTACGGTTAAAGGACCGGACGGGGTGGAGATCGGGCGCGGCTTGATTGCCTATGGCTCAGAAGATGCGCGCAAAATCGTTGGGGTAAAATCTAGCGAGATTAAAGATAAGCTTGGTTATATAGGGCGTGATGAAATGATCCATCGTGACCATCTGGTGGTGGAACTATGA
- a CDS encoding glycosyltransferase family 2 protein gives MIDISYVITVYNKAPYMEPMLNGLERQSGDFSREYIFVDDGSTDNSVEMIRERTKGWDNVRIITRENGGISVATNTGGFAASGEFIKIVDADDVLTSYASRRMLEMMREHKLDHLSAKWVLSDDVEAEALKQEDESGSVHIINDPLREFIKRGMAGSTSTMVRTSMFKEMGGADPEVFVQDVSIPLRVAGRGRMGSTDLLAVIGPRDVDGRMMGAHPTMVYTMSANMYHFLRDNPDVPTQLQRLAFKRCAGRAWKWAKREQKKSMFSKDFYLYLMAQLPIWYKTANWIKETLHTWDNEEIRHPPKRG, from the coding sequence ATGATTGATATTTCTTACGTTATCACGGTTTATAATAAAGCCCCTTATATGGAACCCATGCTCAATGGGTTGGAGCGCCAAAGCGGTGATTTTTCGCGCGAATATATCTTTGTTGATGATGGCTCCACAGATAATTCAGTTGAGATGATCCGGGAGCGCACAAAAGGCTGGGATAACGTGCGTATCATCACGCGAGAAAATGGCGGCATCAGTGTGGCAACCAACACAGGTGGTTTTGCGGCATCTGGTGAATTTATCAAAATCGTTGATGCCGATGATGTGCTGACTTCTTATGCCTCAAGGCGCATGTTAGAAATGATGCGCGAACATAAGCTTGATCATCTTTCCGCCAAATGGGTTTTAAGTGATGATGTGGAAGCTGAAGCCTTAAAGCAAGAAGATGAGAGCGGTAGCGTTCATATCATTAATGATCCACTTCGTGAGTTTATTAAACGCGGTATGGCAGGCTCAACCTCCACCATGGTGCGTACCAGTATGTTTAAGGAAATGGGCGGGGCGGACCCTGAAGTCTTTGTGCAAGATGTTTCCATTCCCTTGCGTGTGGCTGGGCGTGGGCGCATGGGCTCAACCGACCTTTTGGCTGTTATTGGCCCGCGCGATGTGGATGGGCGCATGATGGGGGCACATCCCACCATGGTCTATACCATGAGTGCCAATATGTATCATTTCTTGCGCGATAACCCCGATGTGCCAACGCAATTGCAACGTTTGGCGTTTAAACGCTGTGCGGGGCGGGCATGGAAATGGGCCAAGCGTGAACAGAAGAAATCCATGTTTTCAAAGGATTTCTATCTCTATCTTATGGCGCAACTGCCCATTTGGTATAAGACGGCAAACTGGATTAAAGAAACCTTGCATACATGGGATAATGAAGAGATCCGCCATCCGCCCAAACGCGGTTAA
- a CDS encoding MFS transporter: MSTNEYTYNWSRDRFQVFLLSSCQALVMSAGSLIMTMTALTGTYLADDPSMSTLPLAIQFVGMMCAAVPASLFMGKVGRKIGFSVGFFIGFLSAGLATWGIFEGSFWLFSAGSFGLGITNSFGQYLRFAATEVVEAQHRPQAISYVMAGGIIAAFLGPWLATQTKDYFEPVLFAGGFASLTLVYIAAIFVVCLVRFRNDVPHEDHHGPARPLSEIAKQPAFITAVLAAAMGYGVMSFVMTATPLAMVGCGLEFKDAAFVIQWHVVGMFLPSFFTGKLIKKYGVLRIIFIGTLLNVACMAFALSGLDLMNFWFALVALGVGWNFMFIGGSSLLTQCYRETERSKVQAVNDLIVFSVVAIGSFSSGAIQNAMGWDWVNMVIGLPLLLALLSVIWLGIQQKNMKMMTGS; this comes from the coding sequence ATGAGTACAAACGAATATACATACAACTGGTCAAGGGACCGTTTTCAGGTCTTTTTACTGTCTTCTTGTCAGGCTTTAGTCATGAGTGCGGGCAGCTTGATCATGACCATGACAGCCCTTACGGGTACCTACTTGGCTGATGATCCGTCCATGTCCACCCTGCCCTTGGCGATCCAGTTTGTAGGCATGATGTGCGCCGCTGTTCCCGCTTCCCTCTTTATGGGGAAAGTCGGCAGGAAGATTGGCTTTAGCGTTGGTTTCTTCATTGGTTTTCTCTCCGCAGGCCTTGCCACATGGGGCATTTTTGAAGGTTCTTTCTGGTTATTCTCTGCGGGCAGTTTTGGCCTTGGGATAACAAATTCCTTTGGTCAGTATCTTCGTTTTGCCGCAACCGAAGTGGTCGAAGCTCAACACCGCCCCCAAGCCATTTCCTATGTGATGGCAGGTGGGATCATCGCAGCCTTTTTAGGGCCATGGCTGGCAACCCAGACCAAGGATTATTTTGAGCCTGTGCTTTTTGCCGGGGGCTTTGCGTCTCTCACCCTTGTCTATATCGCCGCTATTTTCGTTGTCTGTCTGGTGCGTTTTAGAAATGATGTCCCCCATGAAGACCATCACGGACCCGCCCGCCCGTTAAGCGAAATTGCCAAACAACCCGCCTTTATCACCGCTGTTCTCGCTGCCGCCATGGGCTATGGGGTGATGAGTTTTGTCATGACAGCTACCCCACTTGCCATGGTGGGATGCGGGCTTGAATTTAAAGATGCAGCCTTTGTCATTCAATGGCATGTGGTCGGCATGTTCCTGCCCAGTTTCTTTACCGGAAAACTGATTAAAAAATACGGGGTGCTGCGCATTATCTTTATCGGCACACTGTTAAATGTCGCCTGTATGGCTTTTGCCTTAAGCGGACTTGATCTCATGAATTTCTGGTTTGCGCTTGTCGCGCTTGGGGTGGGGTGGAACTTCATGTTTATTGGCGGATCATCCCTGCTCACCCAATGTTACCGCGAGACGGAACGCTCCAAAGTTCAAGCGGTAAATGACCTGATTGTCTTTAGCGTTGTTGCCATCGGCAGCTTTTCAAGCGGGGCCATTCAAAATGCCATGGGCTGGGATTGGGTCAATATGGTCATTGGCTTACCGCTCCTGCTCGCTTTACTCAGCGTCATCTGGTTGGGTATCCAGCAAAAAAACATGAAGATGATGACCGGCTCTTAA
- a CDS encoding glutamate-5-semialdehyde dehydrogenase: MSAMSAQDIKAMMAELGEKAKAAALELSIAPSEQKNDALLKGAALLRANAPMIKEANAKDMAAGQEKGLSGSMLDRLMLDDARIEGMAKGLEAISQLDDPVGEIMSQWDRPNGLNITRVRVPLGVIGIIYESRPNVTADAGALSLKSGNVAILRGGSESFHSSHAIMDCLAQALEQAGLPKTCIQMIPTTDRAAVGEMLTMSETIDVIVPRGGKGLIERITRESKIPLFKHLDGICHIYVDAASDLEKARKVIVNGKMRRTGICGATETVLINRSVLESQASAILGDLMDAGCEVRGDGDIQALDDRVVAASEEDWGMEYLDAIVSVKVVEDVKEAVSHINKYGSHHTDCIITEDNQAAEDFLNQVDSAICVLNASTQYADGGEFGMGAEIGISTGKMHARGPVGVEQLTSFKYKVRGDGQCRP; this comes from the coding sequence ATGAGTGCAATGAGCGCGCAAGATATTAAAGCAATGATGGCAGAACTTGGTGAAAAGGCGAAAGCCGCAGCCCTGGAATTGTCCATTGCCCCAAGTGAGCAAAAAAACGATGCCCTGTTAAAAGGGGCAGCCTTGCTGCGCGCTAATGCACCGATGATTAAAGAAGCCAACGCCAAGGATATGGCAGCAGGCCAAGAAAAAGGCTTAAGCGGCTCTATGCTGGATCGCCTCATGCTGGATGATGCGCGCATTGAAGGTATGGCAAAAGGTCTTGAAGCGATTTCCCAGCTGGATGACCCGGTCGGTGAGATCATGTCTCAATGGGATCGCCCTAATGGTTTGAATATCACGCGTGTGCGTGTGCCCCTTGGTGTTATCGGCATTATTTACGAATCGCGCCCAAACGTAACGGCGGATGCGGGGGCTTTATCATTAAAGTCAGGTAATGTGGCGATTTTGCGTGGTGGCTCGGAAAGCTTTCATTCCAGCCATGCGATTATGGATTGTCTCGCCCAAGCGCTGGAACAAGCGGGCCTGCCCAAGACCTGTATTCAAATGATCCCCACAACCGACCGTGCAGCCGTTGGTGAAATGCTCACCATGTCTGAAACCATTGATGTGATTGTGCCCCGTGGCGGTAAAGGTTTGATTGAGCGCATTACGCGCGAGTCGAAAATTCCGTTGTTTAAACATTTAGATGGTATTTGCCATATCTATGTGGATGCGGCCTCGGATTTGGAAAAAGCCCGCAAGGTGATTGTAAATGGTAAAATGCGCCGCACAGGAATTTGCGGGGCAACTGAAACCGTGTTGATTAATCGCTCTGTTCTTGAAAGTCAGGCCAGTGCCATTTTAGGTGACCTGATGGATGCGGGCTGTGAGGTCCGCGGTGATGGGGATATTCAGGCCCTTGATGATCGTGTGGTTGCAGCGAGCGAAGAAGATTGGGGCATGGAATATCTTGATGCCATCGTTTCTGTCAAAGTGGTTGAGGATGTGAAAGAAGCGGTGAGCCATATTAATAAGTATGGCTCACATCATACCGATTGCATCATCACCGAAGATAACCAAGCTGCGGAAGATTTCCTCAATCAGGTGGATAGTGCGATTTGTGTGCTTAATGCCTCAACTCAATATGCCGATGGTGGTGAGTTTGGCATGGGCGCTGAGATCGGCATTTCCACGGGTAAAATGCATGCGCGTGGGCCCGTTGGTGTGGAACAGCTCACCAGCTTTAAATATAAAGTGCGCGGTGATGGGCAATGTCGTCCATAA